The following proteins come from a genomic window of Paenibacillus swuensis:
- the uvrC gene encoding excinuclease ABC subunit UvrC, producing MTDDSYRIALAERAAIMEKIRQKLALLPDKPGCYLMKNAENTVIYVGKAKVLKNRVRSYFTGSHDGKTAKLVSEICDLEYIVTSSNMEALILECNLIKKYNPRYNVLLKDDKSFPYIKITNEAHPRLEVTRRVVKDKAKYFGPYPNAYAAQETKKLLDRLYPLRKCKTLPDKVCLYYHIGQCVAPCIIEVEPSEYEVMVQEIFKFLNGGHQQIKQDLTVKMQEAAEELNFERAKELRDQIQNINAVMEKQKITMNDAVDRDVFGYAVDKGWMCVQILYMRQGKMIERHASTFPFYGDEYDDFTSFVTQYYSNNPALPREIFLPARPTEEGAEPAAELPADGTKPPSAWVLAAALDAAASEEPEAGAQPEAIDTAETDTEEGKSDVKEALESWLKVRVHVPQRGLKKQAVSMAIDNARVALEEKFRLIERDEQRTVKAVENLGDWLGLGPIRRIEAFDNSNIQGSDPVSAMVVFIDGKPDKKEYRKYKVKTVQGPDDYETMREVIRRRYERVLKENLPRPDLIVVDGGKGQISSAIDVLENELGFYVPVCGLVKDTKHKTSQLMIGDPAEIVPLQRDSQEFYLLQRIQDEVHRFAISFHRETRAKSMVVSQLDAIPGIGEKRRKAMLKHFGSLKKIKEAGIEDFRPLGIGEKLANQILTSLNGVSETEPDSEAEVTSANTDPTPDQALAVTPEERETS from the coding sequence ATGACAGACGACAGCTATCGCATAGCTTTGGCCGAACGCGCCGCCATTATGGAGAAGATTCGTCAGAAACTGGCGTTGTTACCGGATAAACCGGGCTGCTACCTGATGAAGAATGCCGAGAATACTGTAATCTATGTGGGTAAGGCCAAAGTATTGAAGAACCGGGTGCGTTCTTACTTCACAGGAAGTCATGACGGCAAGACGGCGAAGCTCGTTTCGGAAATATGCGACTTGGAATATATCGTAACTTCCTCCAATATGGAGGCGCTGATTTTAGAATGTAACTTAATTAAGAAGTATAATCCACGGTACAATGTGTTGCTGAAGGATGATAAGTCTTTCCCTTATATCAAAATAACGAACGAAGCCCATCCTCGACTGGAAGTTACCCGCAGGGTTGTTAAGGATAAGGCGAAGTACTTTGGCCCTTACCCGAACGCCTACGCGGCTCAGGAGACGAAGAAGCTGCTGGACCGGCTCTATCCTTTACGGAAATGCAAGACATTGCCCGACAAGGTGTGCTTGTATTATCATATCGGTCAGTGCGTGGCTCCGTGCATTATTGAAGTGGAGCCGTCCGAATATGAAGTCATGGTGCAGGAAATATTCAAGTTTCTGAACGGCGGACATCAGCAGATTAAACAGGATCTGACGGTGAAAATGCAAGAGGCCGCGGAAGAATTGAATTTTGAGCGAGCGAAGGAATTGCGGGATCAGATTCAGAATATCAATGCCGTGATGGAGAAGCAGAAGATTACGATGAACGACGCGGTGGATCGCGATGTGTTCGGGTACGCGGTGGATAAAGGCTGGATGTGCGTACAGATTCTGTATATGCGTCAGGGCAAAATGATCGAGCGTCACGCCTCCACCTTCCCCTTCTACGGGGATGAGTATGATGATTTCACTTCGTTTGTGACGCAATACTACAGCAACAACCCGGCATTACCGCGTGAAATTTTTCTGCCGGCGCGGCCGACAGAAGAAGGCGCGGAGCCGGCAGCCGAGCTGCCGGCGGACGGTACGAAGCCGCCATCCGCGTGGGTGCTGGCCGCGGCGTTGGATGCGGCAGCAAGCGAGGAACCGGAAGCGGGGGCACAGCCCGAAGCTATAGACACTGCCGAGACGGACACCGAAGAAGGCAAGTCGGATGTGAAAGAAGCGCTGGAGAGCTGGCTGAAGGTGAGGGTACATGTACCGCAACGGGGCCTGAAGAAGCAAGCCGTGTCCATGGCGATCGACAATGCGCGAGTCGCATTGGAGGAGAAGTTCCGTCTGATTGAACGGGATGAGCAGCGCACCGTGAAGGCGGTGGAGAACTTGGGCGATTGGCTGGGCTTAGGCCCGATTCGCCGCATCGAGGCGTTCGATAACTCGAATATCCAGGGTTCGGACCCCGTCTCGGCGATGGTCGTTTTCATTGACGGCAAGCCGGACAAGAAGGAATATCGTAAATATAAGGTCAAGACCGTTCAAGGCCCCGATGATTACGAAACGATGCGTGAAGTCATCCGGCGCCGGTATGAGAGGGTGCTGAAGGAAAACCTGCCAAGACCCGATCTGATCGTTGTGGATGGCGGCAAAGGGCAGATCTCGTCAGCGATTGATGTTCTCGAGAATGAGCTGGGCTTCTACGTGCCGGTCTGCGGACTCGTGAAGGATACGAAGCATAAGACTTCGCAGCTGATGATCGGCGATCCTGCCGAGATTGTGCCTTTGCAGCGCGACAGCCAGGAATTCTACCTGTTGCAGCGCATACAGGATGAAGTGCATCGCTTCGCCATCTCGTTCCACCGGGAAACGCGGGCGAAGTCGATGGTCGTCTCGCAGCTGGACGCGATTCCGGGCATCGGCGAGAAGCGCCGAAAAGCGATGCTGAAGCATTTCGGCTCGCTGAAGAAAATTAAAGAGGCCGGAATTGAAGATTTCCGGCCTCTGGGTATCGGGGAAAAGTTAGCGAATCAGATTCTGACTTCGTTGAACGGTGTTTCCGAAACAGAGCCGGATAGCGAGGCCGAGGTGACCTCAGCAAACACGGACCCTACACCGGATCAAGCGTTGGCGGTGACGCCGGAGGAACGGGAGACTTCCTGA
- a CDS encoding AraC family transcriptional regulator, with amino-acid sequence MPNSSFSFARMEGKWDALDRLDLQFRWGGFGIRVLHCHLTQFPPGNLIPFHQHSEFELHFIPKGKGTVNLAGVEYELHEGMFYITAPGVLHQQWSDEQDPMYELCLHCDITPLPQSVHDAEDWGFGIEHREAEQCIEMLRTLPSVPVADRFHAMGCFLDAYKVWEEQKIGFYTSLKAAITQILLRSVRVFSADEYAAGGIPERNMSVHRFERAKQYIDDNASRPVSLDEVATVVGISPRQLQRIFRDEGKITFRGLLEQVRLTRICSDLLTGDRNVEEIALANGYNSTNYLFPVFKQKYGMTPTEYRRLNQQA; translated from the coding sequence ATGCCCAACAGTTCATTTTCTTTTGCCCGTATGGAAGGAAAGTGGGATGCCTTGGATCGGTTGGATCTGCAATTCCGTTGGGGCGGGTTTGGGATTCGTGTACTGCACTGTCACCTGACCCAGTTTCCGCCGGGCAACCTCATCCCCTTTCATCAACATTCGGAGTTTGAATTGCATTTCATTCCCAAGGGCAAAGGTACGGTAAATCTGGCAGGCGTAGAATATGAACTGCACGAAGGCATGTTCTACATTACGGCTCCCGGCGTGCTGCACCAACAGTGGTCCGATGAGCAGGATCCGATGTATGAGCTGTGTCTCCATTGTGATATTACGCCGTTACCGCAGTCCGTGCATGATGCTGAAGATTGGGGCTTCGGTATCGAACATCGGGAGGCGGAACAATGCATTGAGATGCTGCGGACACTCCCCTCGGTTCCGGTGGCGGATCGGTTTCATGCGATGGGGTGCTTCCTGGACGCCTACAAGGTGTGGGAGGAGCAGAAGATCGGCTTCTATACTTCGCTCAAAGCCGCTATTACGCAAATCCTGCTGCGATCGGTACGCGTGTTTTCAGCGGATGAATATGCCGCCGGGGGAATTCCCGAACGTAACATGTCGGTTCACCGTTTCGAACGCGCGAAGCAGTATATTGATGACAACGCATCCCGGCCCGTGTCATTGGACGAGGTTGCGACTGTGGTGGGCATCAGCCCGAGGCAATTGCAGCGAATCTTTCGCGACGAAGGCAAGATCACCTTTCGGGGCTTGCTGGAGCAAGTGCGGTTGACGCGAATCTGCTCGGATTTATTGACAGGGGATCGGAACGTTGAGGAAATCGCGTTAGCCAACGGATATAATTCGACCAACTATTTATTTCCTGTGTTTAAACAGAAATATGGGATGACGCCCACGGAATATCGCCGGTTGAATCAACAAGCGTGA
- a CDS encoding Gfo/Idh/MocA family protein: MIRIGMISYWHVHAEDYTREVLNHPDTEIVAIWDEIPERGKAMSEKYDAPFIESLDELLGRDDIDAVVIDTPTNVHRDVMVKAAQAGKHIFTEKVVAPTLKEVNEIYEAVKKAGVTLSVSLPRLYDNYTQPIRKLVEEGSLGRLTQARVRLSHNGATADWLPAHFYSKEQCAGGALIDLGCHPMYLVRLFLGLPQSVFASYGYVTGKEVEDNAVSILSYENGAIGIVEAGFVNSHSPFSIEIHGTEGTLFYGFQNGTLKVRSNQLSGEWEEIAIGDRLPTAYQQWVSHIQNGTKPDENVALAADLTRLMEASNRSVTEGRSIRLSELQA, from the coding sequence TTGATTCGCATCGGAATGATTAGCTATTGGCACGTACACGCGGAAGATTATACACGTGAAGTATTAAACCATCCTGACACCGAAATCGTCGCCATTTGGGATGAGATCCCTGAACGCGGAAAAGCCATGTCTGAGAAATACGATGCTCCGTTTATAGAGTCATTGGATGAACTGCTGGGCCGTGATGACATTGACGCTGTTGTCATTGACACACCGACAAACGTACACCGTGATGTTATGGTGAAAGCAGCCCAAGCGGGTAAACACATCTTCACTGAGAAAGTGGTAGCCCCTACACTGAAAGAAGTGAATGAAATTTATGAAGCGGTGAAGAAAGCGGGAGTTACCCTCTCCGTATCCTTACCGCGCCTTTATGATAACTATACACAGCCTATTCGGAAGCTGGTTGAAGAAGGTTCATTGGGCCGCTTAACACAAGCCCGCGTTAGATTATCCCATAACGGAGCTACAGCCGACTGGCTGCCTGCACACTTTTATTCCAAGGAACAATGTGCCGGCGGAGCGCTTATCGATTTGGGCTGCCACCCGATGTATCTGGTAAGGCTGTTCCTGGGTCTGCCGCAAAGCGTATTTGCCTCTTATGGCTACGTGACAGGCAAAGAAGTGGAAGACAACGCGGTGTCCATTCTTTCTTATGAGAACGGCGCGATCGGCATCGTGGAAGCGGGTTTCGTAAACAGTCATTCCCCGTTCTCTATTGAAATTCACGGCACGGAAGGAACTCTGTTCTACGGGTTCCAGAACGGTACGCTGAAGGTGCGCAGTAATCAGCTAAGCGGCGAGTGGGAAGAGATCGCCATCGGAGACCGGTTGCCTACCGCATACCAACAGTGGGTAAGCCACATTCAGAACGGTACGAAACCGGACGAGAATGTAGCTCTGGCGGCAGATCTCACCCGCTTGATGGAAGCTTCCAATCGTTCGGTTACGGAAGGCAGATCGATTCGTTTAAGCGAACTTCAGGCATAA
- the trxA gene encoding thioredoxin, producing MAIVNVTDNSFSTEVESQGTVLVDFWAPWCGPCKMIAPVLEELDQELGEQVKIAKVNVDDNPESASRFGVMSIPTLIVFKDGQPVDKVVGFNSKDGLKNVLNKHI from the coding sequence ATGGCAATTGTGAATGTAACTGACAACTCCTTCAGCACCGAAGTGGAGAGTCAAGGTACGGTATTAGTGGATTTCTGGGCACCATGGTGCGGCCCTTGCAAGATGATCGCTCCGGTTCTTGAAGAATTGGATCAAGAGCTTGGCGAACAAGTAAAGATCGCGAAAGTTAACGTGGATGACAACCCGGAATCGGCTTCCCGTTTCGGCGTTATGAGTATCCCGACGCTAATCGTCTTTAAAGACGGTCAGCCGGTCGATAAAGTAGTAGGTTTCAACTCCAAGGACGGATTGAAGAACGTCCTGAACAAACACATCTAA
- a CDS encoding YqzM family protein: MNKVVYDVNDPRSHPNEEPRDDLFDLMFGFGAMFIGMFGVATIATIVALFVK, translated from the coding sequence ATGAATAAAGTGGTTTATGACGTGAATGATCCGAGATCGCATCCGAATGAGGAACCGCGTGACGATCTGTTCGACCTGATGTTCGGTTTCGGCGCGATGTTCATCGGTATGTTCGGTGTTGCTACGATCGCAACGATTGTTGCCTTGTTTGTAAAGTAA
- a CDS encoding general stress protein yields the protein MTNNIVGVFNTEQEAVKAIEDLKSLGYSSNDISVISRNKDDMNYVGDMTGTKAPEGVATGAATGGVLGGLTGLLAGIGALAIPGIGPIIAAGPIAAALTGAAVGAGAGGIVGGLIGLGIPEDEAERYDAFVKEDKLLVMVDADGDRRGRVYDIFRKYGTLNADSYNLSTDGRSLDTNQLTGDEILTGRNNRI from the coding sequence ATGACGAACAATATTGTAGGCGTATTTAACACAGAACAAGAAGCGGTTAAGGCGATTGAGGATTTGAAAAGTCTAGGATATTCCTCGAATGATATTTCGGTAATCAGCCGCAACAAAGATGACATGAATTATGTAGGTGACATGACAGGCACGAAAGCGCCTGAAGGTGTAGCAACGGGCGCGGCAACGGGCGGTGTGCTTGGCGGTTTGACAGGTTTGCTGGCAGGGATTGGCGCATTAGCGATTCCGGGTATCGGCCCCATCATAGCGGCTGGACCGATTGCGGCTGCGTTAACAGGAGCGGCCGTTGGCGCCGGAGCAGGCGGGATTGTAGGCGGTCTGATCGGCCTGGGTATTCCGGAGGATGAGGCGGAGCGTTATGATGCCTTTGTTAAAGAGGATAAGCTCCTGGTCATGGTGGATGCGGACGGAGATCGCAGAGGTCGCGTATATGACATCTTCCGCAAATACGGCACCCTGAACGCGGATTCATATAACCTGTCTACGGATGGTCGTAGTCTGGATACGAATCAACTTACAGGCGACGAGATCCTAACAGGCCGCAACAATCGTATATAA
- a CDS encoding ABC transporter substrate-binding protein, whose translation MKQRMNVLLGAVLSVSLMLTACGGNNANNVNGTGTETKEPSSETTKEEGKTDDLKPYTISFIYPGTEQPDEKAVEAKMNEILTEKINAKVDLQAIDWGAWNDKMNLMFATGEPADVVFTASWNGHSQNVKKGAFLELDGLLEKYGQDIIKTENPDFLKGAAINGKLYAIPTNKEIAASRGVIVRKDLAEKYKMDFTSVKTLTDLEPFLKTIKDNEPGVTPLFQSSTQTIPTYITEWDSLGDASIPGAIRSANTETKIVNRLEDPSYLDTLKLMRSWYTKGYINKDAATSKLLANETAKTGKVFMWPESLKPGKDKEMEGSVGFPLTQIEITPPYITTGDTTNSMLGISKTSGNPERAMMLINLLHVDKELLNLLDWGIEGTHYVKVSDNVIKLPEGADPANRPYNHGSAWMFGDQFLSFLWDNEDPAKWDNFRKFNDSAKASPGLGFTFDPEPVKSEMAVLTNIGAEFTASLETGAVDPEEVLPKYISKQKAAGLEKVIAEKQKQFDAFLGTK comes from the coding sequence ATGAAACAAAGAATGAATGTATTGTTAGGCGCTGTTCTAAGCGTTTCCCTGATGCTGACCGCATGCGGCGGCAACAATGCGAACAACGTTAACGGCACGGGTACGGAAACTAAAGAACCTTCATCGGAAACAACGAAGGAAGAGGGAAAGACAGATGATCTGAAGCCTTATACCATCTCATTCATTTACCCGGGCACGGAGCAGCCGGATGAGAAAGCCGTGGAAGCGAAGATGAATGAAATTTTAACGGAAAAGATTAATGCTAAAGTGGATTTGCAGGCGATCGACTGGGGAGCCTGGAACGATAAGATGAATTTGATGTTCGCTACGGGCGAACCGGCGGATGTTGTGTTTACGGCCAGCTGGAACGGACATTCTCAGAACGTAAAGAAGGGCGCCTTCCTGGAACTTGACGGCTTGCTGGAGAAATACGGCCAAGACATCATAAAGACGGAAAACCCTGATTTCCTGAAAGGAGCGGCTATCAACGGCAAATTGTATGCGATTCCAACCAATAAGGAGATTGCGGCTTCCCGGGGCGTAATTGTCCGGAAAGACCTTGCCGAGAAGTATAAAATGGATTTCACCAGCGTGAAAACATTGACCGATCTGGAGCCTTTCCTGAAGACAATCAAGGACAATGAGCCGGGGGTGACACCTCTGTTTCAATCATCAACCCAAACCATTCCTACTTATATTACCGAATGGGACTCATTAGGAGATGCTTCCATTCCAGGCGCCATCCGTTCCGCCAATACCGAGACGAAGATCGTGAACCGTCTGGAGGACCCGTCCTACCTGGATACGTTAAAGTTAATGCGTTCATGGTATACGAAAGGCTATATTAACAAAGACGCTGCCACGTCTAAGTTGCTGGCGAATGAAACCGCCAAGACCGGTAAGGTGTTTATGTGGCCGGAAAGTTTGAAGCCCGGCAAAGATAAAGAAATGGAAGGATCCGTAGGCTTCCCGCTGACTCAAATTGAAATCACGCCCCCTTACATTACAACCGGGGATACGACGAACTCGATGTTAGGGATCTCCAAAACCTCCGGCAATCCGGAACGCGCCATGATGCTGATCAACCTGTTGCATGTCGACAAAGAGTTGCTGAATCTGTTGGATTGGGGTATTGAAGGAACGCATTATGTGAAGGTATCGGATAATGTCATCAAACTTCCGGAAGGTGCGGATCCGGCGAACCGTCCGTATAATCATGGTTCCGCTTGGATGTTCGGCGATCAGTTCCTTAGCTTTCTGTGGGATAATGAAGATCCTGCCAAGTGGGATAACTTCCGCAAGTTTAATGACAGCGCCAAAGCTTCGCCGGGTCTTGGTTTCACATTCGATCCGGAGCCCGTCAAGTCGGAAATGGCCGTATTGACAAACATCGGGGCGGAATTTACAGCCAGTCTTGAAACCGGTGCGGTTGATCCAGAAGAAGTGTTGCCAAAGTATATCAGCAAGCAAAAAGCGGCGGGATTGGAGAAAGTGATCGCCGAGAAGCAGAAGCAGTTTGATGCGTTCCTAGGTACAAAATAA
- a CDS encoding carbohydrate ABC transporter permease: MFQFKRGINSVSPLTGAFIHLLFIVITCLCLIPVFLVISVSLSDEKTVLSNGYKFFPEKFSTYAYEFLFRDSSQILTSYGVTLLVTITGTVLGVLIMALYAYPIARNDFPHRKLFSFLVFFTMLFNGGLVSWYMVYVKMLDLKDSLWALIIPLMVGPFFVLILRTFFKGLPGELIESAKIDGAGEFRIFLRIVLPLSTPALATVGLFTTLNYWNDWFMSLLYITDSSKVSLQYLMYKTMLNIQYLTSNAQAAQGASQGGSLLETPSETVRMAMCIIGIGPIVLAYPFFQRYFVKGLMVGAIKG; this comes from the coding sequence ATGTTTCAATTCAAGCGGGGCATAAATTCGGTAAGTCCTTTAACCGGAGCCTTCATCCATTTGTTGTTCATTGTCATAACATGCTTATGTTTGATACCCGTATTTCTGGTTATTTCCGTCTCTTTATCCGATGAGAAAACCGTTCTGAGTAACGGCTACAAATTTTTCCCGGAGAAATTCAGTACTTACGCCTATGAGTTCCTGTTCCGGGATTCCAGCCAAATTCTCACCTCCTACGGAGTTACGTTGTTGGTAACGATTACGGGAACCGTGCTTGGCGTTTTAATCATGGCTTTGTACGCTTACCCGATCGCAAGGAATGACTTTCCGCATCGTAAATTGTTTTCGTTTCTGGTATTCTTCACCATGCTCTTTAACGGCGGGTTGGTTTCCTGGTACATGGTGTACGTTAAGATGCTTGATCTGAAGGACAGCTTGTGGGCTTTAATTATCCCTCTCATGGTGGGTCCTTTCTTTGTACTGATATTAAGAACTTTCTTCAAAGGACTCCCTGGGGAGTTAATAGAATCCGCAAAGATCGACGGTGCGGGAGAATTCCGTATTTTCCTGCGGATTGTGCTGCCGTTGTCTACACCCGCATTGGCAACAGTGGGATTATTCACTACCTTGAATTATTGGAATGACTGGTTCATGAGCTTGCTGTACATTACGGACAGCTCCAAAGTTTCTCTGCAATATCTCATGTACAAAACGATGCTGAACATCCAATACCTCACCTCCAACGCACAAGCAGCCCAGGGTGCTTCCCAAGGCGGATCTTTACTGGAAACGCCTTCGGAAACCGTCAGAATGGCGATGTGCATCATAGGCATTGGTCCGATTGTGTTAGCCTATCCGTTCTTTCAGCGTTATTTTGTCAAAGGATTAATGGTAGGGGCTATCAAGGGGTAA
- a CDS encoding ABC transporter permease — translation MQTARSYFKYWPLYLMLLPTTIILIVNNYIPMFGLLIAFKNVNYTDGIFGSPWAGFKNFEFLFRTNDAWIITRNTLLYNIVFITMNIVIGVSLAMLLNELRGKVLHKIYQSAMFFPFFLSMVVVSYLVYAFLNSENGYMNASVFRWFGWEPADWYADPKYWPFILPLVNIWKSIGYYMVYFVAAMVTFNSEYYEAAVIDGASKWQQAIRITLPQLTPLIVILTLLQIGRIFYADFGLFYQVPLNAGAIYETTNVIDTYVYRTFITMGDVGMSSAAGFYQSFVGFVLVFLSNYIVRKINKDNALF, via the coding sequence ATGCAAACGGCGAGAAGTTATTTCAAATATTGGCCTCTATACCTCATGCTGCTGCCTACCACAATCATTCTGATCGTAAACAATTACATTCCCATGTTCGGTCTGTTAATAGCCTTCAAGAATGTGAATTACACTGACGGCATTTTCGGAAGTCCTTGGGCAGGGTTTAAGAACTTTGAATTCCTGTTCCGCACCAATGACGCATGGATCATTACGCGAAATACGCTTCTTTACAATATCGTGTTTATTACGATGAACATTGTCATTGGCGTCTCGTTGGCTATGCTTCTGAATGAGCTCAGGGGGAAGGTTCTTCACAAAATCTATCAAAGCGCCATGTTCTTTCCTTTCTTTCTCTCCATGGTCGTGGTGAGTTATCTCGTCTATGCTTTTTTGAACAGTGAGAACGGTTATATGAATGCCTCCGTCTTCCGCTGGTTCGGTTGGGAGCCCGCCGACTGGTACGCGGATCCAAAGTATTGGCCGTTTATTCTGCCTCTCGTAAATATCTGGAAAAGTATAGGGTATTACATGGTGTATTTCGTGGCTGCGATGGTGACGTTTAACAGTGAATATTACGAAGCGGCAGTAATCGACGGGGCAAGCAAATGGCAGCAAGCGATCCGAATCACCTTACCGCAATTGACTCCGTTGATTGTCATCCTGACGCTGTTGCAGATCGGCCGAATCTTCTACGCGGACTTTGGGCTGTTCTACCAGGTTCCGTTAAATGCCGGCGCAATCTATGAAACAACGAATGTAATCGACACCTACGTCTATCGAACGTTCATAACGATGGGGGATGTGGGCATGTCTTCGGCCGCAGGCTTCTATCAGTCCTTTGTGGGCTTCGTGCTGGTGTTTCTGTCCAACTATATCGTACGCAAAATCAATAAGGATAACGCGCTTTTCTAA
- a CDS encoding sensor histidine kinase encodes MSQFGNMFKSVRTKFIVIFLAVLTPLVFFLYYNNYYARNVIETQVTLGYETTLSNFVKQVDEAMEATEKYLINVQQQELDVNAMDLSFTDNTEYTMTKVRVNNKFNMNLSYMKGIDSFMLYSVKNNEAVLSTNAFDYEQKLQAATKLMNERSQKQPIPRRGLLETAFVDVDGKQYMIRLYNASSTLILGAWVNLDGLIETLNIDNSAVLARDGTLLANRGLTTEQTGWIKDYVEREDGQPPDLETIVKLHDSEHLLFIKTSSSQELRYVIMLPSKAILLNLSFFQKVILVIPAAILIIILFYIAFMQHHIIRPIQNIVNGMRRLSQGNLDIQLHEKASTEFNYMTMTFNSMVSEIKSLKFFIYEEKLRVQQAEMKQLQMQINPHFYANSLNIINGMAQLGDYSSVQNMTRLLAAYFRYVTTSNKELIPLREEIEHITNYLHIQKYRYPTSLVFDVRISEALKSVMLPPLSIQPFVENAIIHGFKKKVNPFVISLYAEPDEQAEGSFRLVIEDNGVGVPAEKLDALQSSAQLPSTESNHLGIWNVQRRLKLYYGEDKVSVEFENREEGGLKVMLRLPGNLG; translated from the coding sequence ATGTCTCAGTTCGGGAATATGTTTAAATCCGTCCGCACCAAATTTATCGTGATCTTTCTCGCCGTGTTGACACCTCTGGTTTTCTTTCTCTATTACAACAACTATTACGCTAGGAACGTTATTGAAACCCAAGTCACGCTTGGCTATGAAACTACGCTCTCTAACTTCGTCAAGCAAGTGGATGAGGCGATGGAAGCGACGGAGAAGTATTTGATCAACGTACAGCAGCAGGAACTTGACGTGAATGCCATGGATTTAAGCTTTACTGACAATACCGAATATACAATGACCAAAGTACGTGTAAACAATAAGTTCAACATGAATCTGAGCTATATGAAAGGCATTGATTCGTTCATGCTCTACTCTGTCAAGAATAATGAAGCCGTGCTGTCAACGAATGCGTTCGATTATGAGCAGAAGCTCCAAGCGGCTACAAAGTTAATGAACGAACGCAGCCAGAAGCAACCGATTCCCAGACGAGGATTGTTGGAAACGGCCTTTGTCGATGTGGACGGGAAACAATATATGATACGACTATACAACGCCAGTTCCACGCTAATTTTGGGGGCATGGGTTAATCTCGACGGGCTGATTGAAACGCTGAATATCGACAACTCGGCTGTATTGGCCAGGGATGGGACGCTGCTTGCCAACCGGGGATTAACAACGGAGCAGACTGGTTGGATCAAAGATTACGTGGAACGCGAAGACGGACAACCTCCGGATCTGGAGACGATTGTGAAGTTGCATGACAGCGAGCATCTTCTGTTTATCAAGACATCCTCTTCCCAAGAGCTGCGCTATGTCATCATGCTACCGTCCAAAGCCATCCTGCTCAATCTATCCTTCTTCCAAAAGGTTATTCTTGTCATTCCCGCCGCCATTCTGATCATTATCCTGTTTTATATCGCCTTCATGCAGCATCATATCATTCGCCCGATTCAGAATATTGTAAACGGGATGCGCCGATTATCCCAGGGGAACCTGGATATACAGCTGCACGAAAAGGCTTCAACGGAGTTTAATTACATGACAATGACCTTTAATTCGATGGTATCCGAGATCAAGAGTTTGAAATTTTTTATCTATGAAGAGAAGCTCCGAGTTCAGCAGGCGGAGATGAAACAGCTGCAGATGCAAATTAATCCTCACTTTTACGCAAACAGCCTGAATATCATCAACGGAATGGCGCAACTTGGTGATTACAGCTCGGTGCAGAACATGACACGCCTATTGGCCGCTTATTTCAGATATGTAACAACCAGCAACAAGGAGTTAATTCCGCTCCGCGAAGAAATTGAACATATTACAAACTATCTGCATATTCAAAAATACCGGTATCCGACCAGCCTCGTGTTCGATGTGAGGATCTCTGAAGCGTTGAAATCCGTAATGCTGCCGCCTTTGTCCATTCAACCGTTCGTAGAGAACGCCATTATTCATGGATTTAAGAAGAAAGTGAATCCCTTCGTGATCTCCCTTTACGCCGAACCGGATGAACAAGCTGAGGGCAGCTTCAGGTTAGTAATTGAAGATAACGGCGTGGGCGTGCCTGCGGAGAAACTGGATGCTTTACAAAGCTCGGCACAATTGCCCAGCACCGAAAGCAATCACCTGGGCATTTGGAACGTTCAGCGCCGCTTAAAGCTTTATTACGGTGAAGATAAGGTGAGCGTTGAGTTTGAGAACCGGGAAGAAGGAGGCTTGAAAGTCATGCTGCGCCTCCCCGGCAATCTCGGCTGA